One genomic window of Nitrosomonas sp. Is35 includes the following:
- a CDS encoding DUF2971 domain-containing protein, with protein MHFVYQCLLVAGNLLMIIYHFTSSEFALRALRDRRLKIARINELSDPFQLCAADFSGSDTQPKLEAFRNQMNEGYGVICLTEHYRDPVLWSHYADGHRGVALVFEIPDDMAIRVSYQPEHVKLDVDAAWQRGGFTESDLTQLISIKFSSWQYESEVRMMCRLNDHFCQIDSKGIKVYFESLSLESYGVDALKLIGLIRGVRCDLKPADIASELLAVDTLPVQDARLDVSSFQIVAGETYPVNGVRSFSACCFRV; from the coding sequence GCTGGTTGCAGGTAATTTGCTCATGATTATTTATCACTTTACTTCCTCCGAATTCGCCCTAAGAGCCCTGCGTGACCGCCGGTTGAAAATTGCACGCATCAATGAACTGAGCGATCCGTTTCAATTGTGTGCTGCCGATTTTTCCGGTAGCGATACACAGCCCAAGCTGGAAGCCTTCAGAAATCAAATGAATGAGGGCTACGGCGTCATTTGTCTTACAGAACACTATCGAGATCCCGTGCTATGGAGTCATTATGCCGATGGTCATCGCGGTGTTGCGTTGGTATTTGAAATTCCGGATGATATGGCGATCCGCGTCAGTTATCAACCGGAGCACGTCAAGCTGGATGTCGACGCTGCATGGCAGCGCGGCGGTTTTACCGAATCCGATTTAACCCAATTAATCTCGATCAAATTCTCAAGCTGGCAGTATGAAAGCGAGGTGCGAATGATGTGCCGCCTGAACGATCATTTCTGCCAGATCGATTCAAAGGGAATAAAAGTCTATTTTGAGTCATTAAGTCTGGAGTCTTACGGTGTGGATGCGTTGAAGCTGATCGGCTTGATCCGCGGCGTCCGCTGTGATTTGAAACCTGCGGATATCGCGAGCGAATTGCTGGCGGTCGATACCTTGCCGGTTCAGGATGCCCGATTGGATGTGTCGTCCTTTCAAATCGTTGCCGGTGAAACTTACCCGGTCAATGGCGTGCGGTCATTTTCTGCTTGCTGCTTTAGGGTTTGA
- a CDS encoding IS256 family transposase — MTTPKPLPAGLIDSLLADYKKPEDLIGEHGLLKQLTKALVERALQAEMADHLGHDKHETVVNATGNTRNGKSRKTLKGEFGELPIEIPRDREGSFEPLIISKHQTRWAGFDDKILSLYARGMTVREIQQHLTEMYGTEVSPTLISTVTDGVMDEVKQWQSRPLDAVYPVIYLDCIHAKVRDAGSVRTKAIYLAIGINMEGHKEILGLWIAQTEGAKFWLSVVTELKNRGVQDIFIACVDGLKGFPEAIETIYPHAIVQLCIVHMVRNSLNYVGWNKRKEVAADLRLVYSAATIDEAEHALADFEDKWNYAYPPIARSWRNNWQRIIPFFDYPPEIRRIIYTTNAIESVNMSLRKVSKNRGSFPNDEAVIKLFYLALSNIAKKWSMPLRDWKPALNRFTIQFNERMPRHY; from the coding sequence ATGACCACACCCAAACCCCTGCCAGCCGGCTTAATTGATAGCCTGCTGGCCGATTACAAAAAGCCAGAAGATTTAATCGGTGAGCATGGTCTTCTCAAGCAACTCACCAAAGCGTTGGTTGAACGTGCCTTGCAAGCAGAAATGGCCGATCATCTTGGTCACGATAAGCACGAAACGGTAGTCAATGCCACTGGCAATACCAGAAATGGTAAAAGCCGTAAGACCCTGAAAGGTGAATTCGGTGAGTTACCCATCGAGATCCCCCGTGACCGTGAGGGCAGCTTCGAGCCTCTGATCATTTCCAAGCATCAGACCCGCTGGGCGGGCTTTGATGACAAGATCCTCTCGCTGTATGCCCGTGGCATGACAGTGCGTGAAATCCAACAGCACCTCACTGAAATGTATGGCACAGAAGTATCGCCTACGCTCATTTCTACGGTCACTGATGGCGTAATGGATGAAGTGAAGCAGTGGCAATCCCGGCCTCTCGATGCGGTGTATCCTGTGATCTATCTCGATTGTATCCATGCCAAAGTTCGTGACGCTGGTAGCGTTCGTACCAAAGCGATTTACCTGGCGATCGGCATTAACATGGAGGGCCATAAAGAAATACTGGGCTTATGGATTGCTCAGACCGAGGGTGCCAAGTTCTGGCTCAGCGTTGTCACTGAACTCAAAAATCGTGGCGTGCAAGATATCTTTATCGCCTGTGTCGATGGCTTAAAGGGCTTTCCCGAAGCGATTGAAACCATCTATCCACATGCCATTGTACAACTCTGTATCGTGCACATGGTTCGTAATAGTCTCAACTACGTCGGCTGGAATAAACGCAAGGAAGTAGCTGCTGATTTACGTTTGGTCTACAGCGCCGCCACGATTGATGAGGCTGAACACGCGTTAGCCGACTTTGAAGATAAATGGAACTATGCTTATCCACCGATCGCCCGATCTTGGCGCAATAACTGGCAACGCATCATTCCATTCTTCGACTACCCGCCTGAGATACGGCGCATTATTTACACCACCAATGCGATTGAGTCAGTCAATATGAGCCTACGCAAAGTCAGCAAAAACCGTGGATCGTTTCCCAACGATGAAGCTGTGATCAAATTGTTCTATTTGGCTCTCAGCAATATCGCCAAAAAATGGTCTATGCCACTAAGAGATTGGAAACCGGCACTAAACAGGTTTACTATTCAATTTAACGAAAGAATGCCTCGGCATTATTAA
- a CDS encoding IS5 family transposase (programmed frameshift), with protein MEITETQYQQIEHCLPRQRGNVSHSNLQVLNAILYVAEHGCKWRGLPKRFGNWHTIYTRMNRWAKSGVLSHVFGQLQHQQIIRIRIETVSLDSTSIKVHPDGTGAFKKNGPQSIGKSRGGWTTKIHLVAADSRTTIGFALSPGHAHDAPEGRQLLLSLGPVNTPTYLLMDRAYEGDQTRQLALDLGYIPVVPPKANRLSPWEYNRAMYKKRNEIERLFRRLKGFRRIFSRFDKLDVVFISFIHFALIVEAIRLC; from the exons ATGGAAATCACCGAAACTCAATATCAACAGATCGAGCACTGCCTGCCGCGTCAGCGTGGCAACGTCAGCCATTCCAATCTGCAAGTTCTCAATGCCATTCTTTACGTTGCCGAGCATGGCTGCAAGTGGCGAGGACTGCCCAAGCGATTCGGCAACTGGCATACCATCTATACCCGCATGAATCGCTGGGCAAAGAGTGGTGTACTGAGCCATGTATTTGGGCAACTTCAGCATCAGCAAATCATCCGTATCCGTATTGAAACTGTTTCGCTGGACAGCACCAGCATCAAAGTCCATCCCGACGGTACGGGTGCGT TTAAAAAAAACGGCCCCCAATCCATCGGAAAATCTCGAGGTGGATGGACCACCAAAATTCATCTGGTTGCCGCAGATTCCAGAACAACCATAGGCTTTGCCCTCTCGCCCGGTCACGCCCACGATGCGCCAGAGGGCAGGCAGCTTTTGCTTTCCCTCGGTCCCGTCAATACGCCCACCTACCTGCTGATGGATCGTGCTTATGAGGGCGACCAAACCCGGCAACTGGCACTAGATTTGGGTTACATCCCGGTTGTTCCGCCCAAAGCAAATCGCTTGTCACCCTGGGAATACAACCGTGCCATGTACAAAAAACGCAACGAGATCGAACGATTGTTCAGAAGGCTCAAGGGATTTCGCCGCATCTTCTCCAGGTTCGATAAGCTCGATGTCGTCTTCATCTCCTTTATCCATTTCGCTCTCATCGTCGAAGCAATCAGATTGTGTTAA